One part of the Sneathia vaginalis genome encodes these proteins:
- a CDS encoding DUF1694 domain-containing protein: MENLENDVLKKLEKERERVGKAFYEKNQFLGIYKERVIVALTKEEVEEKLAYPEVSKALEKKIATKMILSRKVDMKFLKKYIDLAKTYGVSCKIVDGLSYQSDICLVVCADDAVDRKKDPVVKSRLEIIKERGMPIVYYEALGKKISHRYMKIVKKLLPELKDQYMELSFFDKLCGEKCPLEEKLGGKIYG, translated from the coding sequence ATGGAAAATTTAGAAAATGATGTGTTAAAAAAATTAGAAAAAGAGAGAGAAAGAGTTGGAAAAGCTTTTTATGAAAAAAATCAATTCTTAGGGATATATAAAGAAAGGGTTATAGTTGCACTAACTAAGGAGGAAGTAGAAGAAAAGTTAGCTTACCCTGAGGTCTCTAAGGCTTTGGAGAAGAAAATAGCAACTAAAATGATTTTATCAAGAAAAGTAGATATGAAATTCTTAAAAAAATATATAGATTTAGCTAAAACTTATGGGGTAAGTTGTAAAATAGTAGATGGATTATCTTATCAAAGCGACATATGCCTTGTTGTATGTGCTGATGATGCAGTAGATAGAAAAAAAGATCCCGTCGTTAAATCTAGATTAGAAATTATTAAAGAAAGAGGTATGCCTATTGTATATTATGAGGCTTTAGGTAAAAAGATAAGTCATAGATATATGAAAATAGTAAAAAAACTTTTACCAGAGTTAAAAGATCAATACATGGAGCTAAGTTTTTTTGATAAACTTTGTGGAGAAAAATGCCCATTAGAAGAAAAATTAGGAGGAAAGATATATGGTTGA
- a CDS encoding type II toxin-antitoxin system RelE family toxin — MFYKVLYKKEAKKFIKKNKIYGIKFMKAFDEISKDKNKIFEYDIKKYIHKDYYDIFRMRIGDYRAIFRIIDTEIVILVFDIDSRGEIYKK, encoded by the coding sequence ATGTTTTATAAGGTTTTATATAAAAAAGAAGCTAAAAAGTTTATAAAGAAAAACAAAATTTATGGAATTAAATTTATGAAAGCATTTGATGAAATTTCAAAAGATAAAAATAAAATATTTGAATATGATATAAAAAAATATATTCATAAAGATTATTATGATATATTTAGAATGAGAATAGGAGATTATAGAGCAATATTTAGAATTATAGATACTGAAATTGTCATATTAGTTTTTGATATTGATAGCAGGGGTGAAATATATAAAAAATAA
- a CDS encoding PTS transporter subunit EIIC, which produces MKKIITKLSDIFIPIIPIFLICGLLGGVAKILLHFPKLVFLHDMFFVVSQAPLMLLPVLLGYSAAKAYGGNVYLGASLGLILVSESCYTTYHVNYTATVLPIIVLCYIQVKIEKFLKKYILGNVGEMVIPLIAIVITSGLTFFLLGPMLYNLGEMLTKFICYIYTRFGYIGSGILGLIYAPLVVTGLHHAFLPIETQLIAEISKTGGTFITPIATMSNVSQAGAVLAIMLTEKDKKEKNVQKVAMFSALMGITEPAMFGVTLKKRKAFYASLIGSMIASIYISYNHILSFTLGISSVLGFIAIPVAKWLEFFIGLLLAFFIPLIITIFLNKNKQ; this is translated from the coding sequence ATGAAAAAAATTATTACAAAATTAAGCGATATATTTATCCCTATAATCCCCATATTTCTAATATGCGGGTTATTAGGTGGTGTAGCTAAGATATTATTACACTTTCCAAAATTAGTTTTTTTACATGATATGTTTTTTGTTGTATCACAAGCACCATTGATGCTACTACCAGTCCTACTAGGCTATTCTGCAGCAAAAGCATATGGTGGTAATGTGTATTTAGGTGCAAGTTTGGGACTAATATTAGTAAGTGAAAGTTGCTATACTACTTATCATGTAAATTATACTGCAACAGTATTACCGATAATAGTTTTATGCTACATTCAAGTTAAGATAGAAAAATTTTTAAAAAAATATATATTAGGAAATGTTGGTGAAATGGTTATTCCCCTTATAGCTATAGTTATAACAAGTGGGTTGACTTTTTTCCTTTTAGGACCTATGCTATATAACTTAGGGGAGATGTTAACTAAATTCATCTGCTATATCTACACAAGATTTGGATATATAGGTAGTGGTATACTAGGGTTAATATATGCACCCCTAGTTGTAACAGGTCTACACCATGCTTTTTTACCTATAGAAACACAATTAATAGCTGAAATTTCAAAGACAGGTGGTACTTTTATTACACCCATTGCAACAATGTCTAATGTTTCTCAAGCAGGTGCAGTTTTAGCCATTATGTTAACAGAAAAAGATAAAAAAGAAAAAAATGTACAAAAAGTTGCAATGTTTTCAGCCCTAATGGGTATAACCGAACCTGCAATGTTTGGTGTAACTTTAAAGAAAAGAAAAGCTTTCTATGCATCTTTAATAGGGAGTATGATAGCATCTATATATATTTCATATAATCACATATTATCATTTACATTAGGTATATCTAGTGTATTAGGGTTCATAGCTATACCTGTAGCAAAGTGGTTAGAATTTTTTATAGGCCTACTATTAGCATTTTTTATTCCCCTTATAATCACAATTTTTTTGAATAAAAATAAACAATAG
- a CDS encoding TlyA family RNA methyltransferase produces MKKRLDLILCEKGYFSTREKAKREIMAGNVIINEHAVTKAGTMFKEEDLKSIRIKEKLAYVSRGGLKLEGAIKRFDIDFNDKIVLDIGASTGGFTDCSLQHGASFVYSIDVGTNQLDYTLRQNEKVLSIENMHINKVTKDMLVKGLADIVVADVSFISLTKIVDYVYLLSKSDAQAVLLIKPQFEVGREYIGKNGIVRDKDAHDMAIKKVVNCFLDKGFNILGVETSPIKGTKGNVEYLLYVRKEQNEK; encoded by the coding sequence ATGAAAAAGAGACTAGATTTAATACTTTGTGAAAAAGGATATTTTAGTACAAGAGAAAAAGCAAAAAGGGAAATTATGGCAGGAAACGTCATAATCAACGAACATGCTGTAACTAAAGCTGGTACTATGTTTAAGGAAGAAGATCTTAAAAGTATTAGAATAAAAGAAAAATTAGCCTATGTTAGTCGTGGAGGACTTAAGCTAGAGGGGGCTATAAAACGCTTTGATATAGACTTTAATGATAAGATAGTATTAGATATTGGAGCGTCAACTGGAGGTTTTACAGATTGTAGCTTACAACACGGTGCAAGCTTTGTGTATAGTATAGACGTTGGTACAAATCAATTGGACTATACCCTAAGACAGAATGAAAAAGTATTAAGTATAGAAAATATGCATATTAATAAGGTTACAAAAGATATGTTAGTAAAAGGGTTAGCAGATATAGTAGTAGCAGATGTTTCCTTCATTTCTCTAACAAAAATAGTTGATTATGTATATTTACTTAGTAAGAGTGATGCACAAGCTGTACTTTTAATTAAACCACAGTTTGAGGTAGGAAGAGAATATATAGGTAAAAATGGAATAGTTAGGGATAAAGATGCTCATGATATGGCAATAAAAAAAGTTGTAAATTGTTTTTTAGATAAAGGTTTTAATATATTGGGCGTTGAAACTTCCCCTATAAAAGGAACAAAAGGAAATGTTGAATATTTACTTTATGTTAGAAAGGAACAAAATGAAAAGTAA
- the murA gene encoding UDP-N-acetylglucosamine 1-carboxyvinyltransferase — MVDGFVITGGKPLNGVIEVSGAKNAALPIIIATLIEKGKYTIKNVPNLSDIRVLFKLLESLGLKVTKIGDHEYEILNNGITNNKAEYEIVKKMRASFLVMGPMVANLDEAIISLPGGCSIGSRPVDLHLFGFEKLGAKIIQEHGYVYVDSSNLKGDDIVLSFPSVGATQNILIAATKIKGTTRIINAAKEPEIVDLGKFLIKMGAKIKGLGTDEIEIEGVEKLHAVEYSIMPDRIETATYVIASLVTEGQMYIKNGNLEDLGIFKSQLESMGVKFVKDGNILKVIGKVKDLKPANIITMPHPGFPTDAQAQTMLLLALIKGKSEIEETVFENRFMHVAEFNRMGANIKIHHNTAIIEGVDHLGGADVMASDLRAGAALVIAGLVARGQTRLNRIYHVDRGYEKLEEKLIKLGADIKREKFEI, encoded by the coding sequence ATGGTTGATGGATTCGTAATAACAGGAGGAAAACCTTTAAATGGAGTTATAGAAGTAAGTGGAGCAAAAAATGCAGCATTGCCGATAATTATAGCAACACTAATTGAAAAAGGTAAGTATACAATAAAGAATGTACCTAATCTATCAGACATACGTGTTCTATTTAAACTTTTAGAATCATTGGGATTAAAAGTTACAAAAATTGGTGATCATGAATATGAAATTTTAAATAACGGAATAACAAATAATAAGGCAGAATATGAAATAGTAAAAAAGATGAGAGCATCTTTTTTAGTAATGGGACCTATGGTTGCAAATCTTGATGAAGCAATAATCTCATTACCTGGTGGTTGTTCTATAGGTTCAAGACCTGTGGACTTACACTTATTTGGATTTGAAAAATTAGGTGCTAAGATTATACAAGAACATGGTTATGTGTATGTAGATTCTAGCAATTTAAAAGGTGATGATATAGTTTTAAGTTTTCCATCAGTAGGTGCAACACAAAACATTTTAATAGCTGCAACTAAGATAAAAGGTACAACTAGAATAATCAATGCAGCAAAAGAACCAGAAATAGTTGACTTAGGTAAGTTCTTAATTAAAATGGGAGCTAAAATTAAAGGTCTTGGAACAGATGAAATAGAAATAGAGGGTGTAGAAAAATTACATGCTGTGGAATACAGTATAATGCCAGATAGAATAGAAACAGCAACTTATGTAATAGCATCTCTTGTTACAGAAGGGCAGATGTATATAAAGAACGGAAACTTAGAAGATTTAGGAATATTTAAGTCACAATTAGAATCTATGGGGGTTAAATTTGTTAAAGATGGCAATATATTAAAAGTAATAGGTAAGGTAAAAGATTTGAAACCTGCAAATATTATCACTATGCCACATCCAGGTTTTCCAACAGATGCACAAGCACAAACAATGCTTTTACTAGCCTTAATTAAAGGAAAGAGTGAAATAGAAGAAACTGTATTTGAAAATAGGTTTATGCACGTTGCAGAATTCAATAGAATGGGTGCAAATATTAAGATACATCACAATACTGCAATAATTGAGGGTGTAGACCATCTAGGTGGTGCAGATGTTATGGCATCTGATTTAAGAGCAGGAGCAGCTTTAGTTATAGCAGGGCTAGTTGCAAGAGGACAAACTAGGTTAAATAGAATTTATCATGTAGATAGAGGATATGAAAAATTAGAAGAAAAGCTAATAAAATTAGGTGCAGATATTAAGAGGGAGAAATTTGAAATATGA
- a CDS encoding YhbY family RNA-binding protein produces MKLSSKERNYLRKLAHDIEPVVRIGKQGLNETVLDSINKAITKQELIKIKILSNSDEIITRDLQKEIEEYAKCVAVYDIGHTMIFFKENKKGKITSDFLEFRKRNRNG; encoded by the coding sequence ATGAAGTTAAGTAGTAAAGAAAGAAATTATTTAAGAAAATTAGCCCATGATATAGAGCCAGTGGTAAGAATAGGTAAACAAGGGTTAAATGAAACTGTTTTAGATAGTATCAATAAGGCGATAACAAAGCAGGAATTAATTAAAATTAAAATATTATCTAATTCAGATGAGATAATTACACGTGATTTACAAAAAGAAATAGAAGAGTATGCAAAATGTGTTGCAGTATATGATATAGGGCATACTATGATATTCTTTAAGGAAAATAAAAAAGGTAAGATTACAAGCGATTTCTTAGAATTTAGAAAGAGAAATAGAAATGGATAA
- a CDS encoding DEAD/DEAH box helicase, whose protein sequence is MKFNELGLSESTLKAIMEKGFTEPTEIQKLVIPELLKESTNLIGQAQTGTGKTAAFSLPILELLEPTKDVKALILTPTRELAVQVSEEIYSLKGDKDIRILAVYGGASIETQLRSLKKGVDIVVGTPGRVMDMINKKALKLKQLEYFILDEADEMLNMGFIDDIKEILKSTNDDKKMLFFSATMPDEILAIAKEFMPSFKKIKVKKKELTTNLTKQIYFEVRPDDKFEALCRVLDYRADFYGIVFCKTKQDVDEVTKKLKARGYSAECIHGDITQGLREKTLDLFKQKILNVLVATDVAARGIDVSDLTHVINYSIPQEPEAYVHRIGRTGRAGKKGVAVTFVTPKEINKLLQIKRLTKSEIVKESVPNVEQILEAKKENLLASIDEIVLEDDYGQYMDLARKILSNRNHDVIVASLLRHVYDDEFLKENYNEIKDVSIKVDDKTRLFIALGQRDGMKPSKLLELLHKKAKVPGRKIRDIKIMDKFSFITVPFKEAEEIMKAMNRKDAKKPIVEISNGKSKSKKGRR, encoded by the coding sequence ATGAAATTTAATGAATTAGGACTTAGCGAATCTACGCTAAAAGCGATTATGGAGAAAGGATTTACTGAGCCAACAGAAATACAAAAGTTAGTTATACCCGAACTTTTAAAAGAGAGTACTAACTTAATAGGTCAAGCACAAACAGGTACGGGTAAAACAGCAGCGTTTTCACTGCCTATACTAGAACTTTTAGAACCTACAAAAGATGTAAAGGCTTTAATTTTAACACCAACTAGAGAATTAGCTGTACAGGTATCAGAAGAAATATATTCACTAAAGGGTGATAAGGATATACGTATACTTGCAGTATATGGTGGAGCATCAATAGAAACACAATTAAGATCACTAAAAAAAGGTGTGGATATAGTTGTTGGGACACCTGGACGTGTAATGGATATGATAAATAAGAAGGCATTAAAATTAAAACAATTAGAATATTTCATATTAGATGAAGCTGATGAAATGCTTAATATGGGATTTATAGACGACATAAAGGAAATTTTAAAAAGTACTAATGATGATAAGAAAATGTTGTTCTTCTCAGCTACTATGCCAGATGAAATATTAGCTATTGCAAAAGAGTTTATGCCTAGCTTTAAGAAGATAAAGGTCAAAAAGAAAGAGTTAACAACTAATTTAACAAAGCAAATATACTTTGAAGTAAGACCAGATGATAAGTTTGAAGCATTATGTAGAGTATTAGACTATAGGGCAGATTTTTATGGAATAGTATTTTGTAAGACTAAGCAAGATGTAGATGAAGTAACTAAAAAACTTAAGGCAAGAGGATATAGTGCTGAATGTATACATGGGGATATTACACAAGGTCTAAGAGAAAAGACACTAGATTTATTCAAACAAAAAATATTAAATGTATTAGTTGCAACAGATGTAGCAGCAAGAGGAATAGATGTATCAGATTTAACACATGTAATAAACTACTCTATACCACAAGAACCAGAAGCCTATGTTCATAGAATAGGGAGAACAGGAAGAGCTGGTAAAAAGGGAGTGGCTGTAACATTTGTAACACCTAAGGAAATTAATAAGTTGCTACAAATTAAACGTCTAACAAAATCTGAAATAGTTAAAGAAAGTGTTCCTAATGTTGAACAAATATTAGAAGCTAAGAAAGAAAATCTATTAGCAAGTATAGATGAAATAGTGCTAGAAGATGACTACGGTCAATATATGGATTTAGCAAGAAAGATATTGTCAAATAGAAATCATGATGTAATTGTAGCATCACTATTAAGACATGTATATGATGATGAATTCTTAAAGGAAAACTATAACGAAATAAAAGATGTGAGCATAAAAGTAGACGATAAAACTCGTCTGTTCATAGCCCTAGGACAAAGAGATGGTATGAAACCATCAAAACTACTAGAACTATTACATAAAAAAGCAAAAGTTCCAGGTAGAAAGATAAGGGACATAAAGATTATGGATAAGTTTTCATTTATCACTGTTCCATTCAAGGAAGCAGAAGAAATAATGAAGGCAATGAATAGAAAAGATGCAAAAAAACCTATAGTAGAAATATCAAATGGGAAGTCAAAATCAAAAAAAGGTAGAAGGTAA
- the rlmB gene encoding 23S rRNA (guanosine(2251)-2'-O)-methyltransferase RlmB: MKKIIGMNPIIEALDSGKSFEKIEIYTGIKKESIKKLLKIASTNNIKINYTNKRFDNSQGIVGYLLEYDYYTTLEAFLEKELIHDESLIVILDQIQDPGNFGAIIRSCECFGVRGIIIQDRNNVKVTETVIKSSAGAIEHMDIVQVVNISDTIDKLKKYGYFVYAAAGEGDKQYDKIEYAKKKVLVVGNEGNGIRKKVREHSDMIVKIPLLGKINSLNVSVATGIFLAKMQEEQNEVK, translated from the coding sequence ATGAAGAAAATAATAGGTATGAATCCAATAATAGAAGCACTTGATAGTGGTAAAAGCTTTGAAAAGATAGAAATATATACAGGTATAAAAAAAGAGAGTATAAAAAAACTATTAAAAATAGCAAGTACTAATAATATTAAGATAAACTATACCAATAAAAGATTTGATAATTCACAAGGTATAGTAGGATACTTATTAGAATACGACTATTATACAACTTTAGAAGCTTTTTTAGAAAAAGAATTAATACATGATGAGTCATTAATAGTTATACTAGATCAAATACAAGACCCAGGTAATTTTGGTGCCATAATTCGTTCGTGTGAGTGCTTTGGAGTTAGGGGTATAATAATACAAGATAGAAATAATGTTAAGGTAACTGAAACTGTTATCAAATCATCTGCTGGTGCAATAGAACATATGGATATAGTACAAGTTGTAAACATTTCTGATACAATAGATAAGTTAAAAAAATATGGATATTTTGTTTATGCTGCAGCAGGTGAAGGCGATAAACAATACGATAAGATAGAATATGCTAAAAAGAAAGTCTTAGTTGTAGGTAATGAAGGTAATGGTATACGAAAAAAAGTAAGAGAACATAGTGATATGATAGTTAAGATACCTTTATTAGGAAAAATTAATTCATTAAATGTAAGTGTTGCAACGGGTATATTTTTAGCTAAAATGCAAGAGGAGCAAAATGAAGTTAAGTAG
- a CDS encoding DUF441 domain-containing protein produces the protein MDKYIILVLMCVVGYFSKNKGLLYASIIVLLLSILPFQDKTLGFFKSKGLKFGVFILTIAILSPIALGQISIKNLIETFTSYQGLIAVIIGIIASLLSKQGIQFQSISPNVVIAGSIGIIIGIVSLGGTAVGPIIASGMTFVIIKLIGNFIR, from the coding sequence ATGGATAAATATATAATTTTGGTTTTAATGTGTGTAGTTGGCTATTTTAGTAAAAATAAAGGTTTACTTTATGCATCTATAATAGTTTTATTGCTTAGCATTTTACCTTTTCAAGATAAAACTTTAGGATTTTTTAAGTCAAAAGGCTTAAAATTTGGAGTGTTTATATTAACAATAGCAATATTATCGCCAATAGCTTTAGGTCAAATAAGTATAAAAAATCTAATTGAAACATTTACAAGTTATCAAGGATTAATCGCTGTTATAATAGGAATAATAGCTTCACTATTATCAAAACAAGGAATACAATTTCAAAGTATTAGTCCTAATGTAGTTATAGCTGGTAGTATAGGTATAATAATAGGAATAGTATCACTAGGAGGGACTGCTGTTGGACCTATAATAGCTTCTGGTATGACTTTTGTGATTATTAAATTAATAGGAAATTTTATTAGATAA
- the ylqF gene encoding ribosome biogenesis GTPase YlqF, with translation MNSDKTSINWYPGHMKKTMDMFSEEIKQVDVVLEILDARIPLSSRNPEISKIVGNKTRIVLLNKVDLVDKNKLDIWKKYFLKTNTADYIIPISAEKGMNIKDIKSKIKELYNKKLEKVAKKGLRKTQIRSIIAGIPNVGKSRLINRLSSKSKAGVGNMPGFTRGKQWINVDDNFFILDTPGVLWPKFDSHSVAVNLAITGSIRDDVLPIEEVCIELLKKMKEYEILGNVYSVYGIEEGDDDYHVLLKKIENRLLINTKEFDYEQVSKRILKDYRQGKLGKFFLELPRKEIDEI, from the coding sequence ATGAATAGTGATAAAACAAGCATAAACTGGTATCCAGGGCATATGAAAAAAACTATGGATATGTTTAGCGAAGAAATAAAGCAAGTTGATGTGGTATTAGAAATATTAGATGCAAGAATACCATTATCAAGTAGAAATCCTGAAATATCGAAAATAGTGGGGAATAAGACAAGAATAGTCTTACTAAACAAGGTTGATTTAGTGGATAAAAATAAATTAGATATATGGAAAAAATATTTTTTAAAAACTAATACAGCCGACTACATTATTCCCATAAGTGCAGAAAAAGGAATGAATATTAAAGATATTAAGAGTAAGATAAAGGAATTATACAATAAAAAGCTTGAAAAAGTAGCTAAAAAAGGTTTAAGAAAAACACAAATCCGTTCTATTATAGCTGGTATACCAAATGTAGGTAAGTCTAGGCTAATAAATAGACTGTCAAGTAAAAGTAAAGCTGGAGTAGGTAATATGCCAGGTTTTACTAGAGGTAAACAATGGATAAATGTAGATGATAATTTCTTCATACTAGATACACCAGGTGTATTATGGCCTAAATTTGATAGTCATAGTGTAGCAGTAAACTTAGCCATAACAGGATCAATAAGAGATGATGTGCTACCTATAGAAGAAGTATGTATAGAATTACTTAAGAAGATGAAGGAATATGAAATATTAGGTAATGTATATAGTGTATATGGAATAGAAGAAGGTGATGATGATTATCACGTCTTACTAAAAAAAATAGAGAACAGATTGTTAATTAACACAAAGGAATTTGATTATGAACAAGTTTCAAAAAGAATTTTAAAAGATTATAGACAAGGAAAATTAGGAAAATTCTTCCTTGAGTTACCAAGAAAGGAAATAGATGAAATTTAA
- a CDS encoding divergent PAP2 family protein, protein MDKNRNNILLIVILSVVIAQGLKIFMPMLKGKSPDFSKIFETGGMPSSHSASVSSLCTAMALVYGVASPLFSITFVLAIVVMYDATGIRREAGKHAKALNKIISSDKDIFKSEEFKSFKEFLGHTPFEVFMGCLLGIIITVILKGYLV, encoded by the coding sequence ATGGATAAAAATAGAAATAATATATTATTAATCGTAATTCTGTCTGTAGTAATAGCACAGGGATTAAAAATATTTATGCCTATGTTAAAGGGTAAATCACCAGATTTTTCAAAAATATTTGAAACAGGTGGTATGCCCAGTTCACACTCTGCTAGTGTTAGCTCACTATGTACAGCAATGGCATTGGTGTATGGAGTTGCAAGCCCCCTATTTTCAATAACCTTTGTATTAGCAATTGTAGTAATGTATGATGCAACAGGTATTAGAAGAGAAGCAGGTAAGCACGCAAAGGCACTTAATAAGATAATATCTAGTGACAAGGATATATTCAAAAGTGAAGAATTTAAATCATTTAAAGAATTTTTAGGACATACTCCTTTTGAAGTGTTTATGGGTTGCTTATTAGGTATAATAATAACAGTAATATTAAAAGGATATTTAGTATGA
- the rsmI gene encoding 16S rRNA (cytidine(1402)-2'-O)-methyltransferase, whose protein sequence is MLYVVGTPIGNLEDISFRAVRTLKEVEYIFAEDTRVTRKLLDHYEIKNTIYQYHEHNKMHQIPNIINILKEDKDIAIVTDAGMPCISDPGYELVNEALKEGIKVVTVPGPSSILSAASISGYSMRRIAYEGFLPKKKGRQTLFLSLQEEKRPIIILESPNRLLKTLKDIYSYLGNRHIVIARELTKVYEQVIRGEVLDLIDKVEKKPLKGEMVLIIKGLCDKDE, encoded by the coding sequence ATGTTATACGTTGTAGGTACTCCTATTGGAAATTTAGAAGATATTAGCTTTAGAGCAGTTAGAACATTAAAAGAGGTCGAATATATCTTTGCAGAAGATACGAGAGTAACAAGAAAACTATTAGATCATTATGAAATAAAGAATACTATATATCAATATCATGAACATAACAAAATGCATCAAATTCCAAATATTATCAACATATTAAAAGAAGATAAGGATATTGCAATAGTTACAGATGCTGGTATGCCTTGTATATCTGATCCAGGATATGAGTTGGTAAATGAGGCATTGAAGGAGGGAATAAAGGTGGTTACTGTACCTGGACCTTCTTCAATTTTAAGTGCAGCTAGTATATCTGGATATAGTATGAGAAGAATAGCGTATGAGGGATTTTTACCTAAAAAGAAGGGTAGACAAACTCTATTCTTAAGTCTACAAGAGGAAAAACGCCCTATTATCATTCTTGAATCACCAAATAGATTACTTAAAACTTTAAAAGATATATATAGCTACTTAGGGAATAGACATATAGTTATTGCAAGGGAATTAACTAAAGTCTACGAACAAGTTATTAGAGGAGAGGTATTAGATTTAATAGATAAGGTAGAGAAAAAACCTCTAAAAGGTGAAATGGTGTTGATAATAAAAGGACTTTGTGATAAGGATGAATAG
- a CDS encoding S41 family peptidase: MKSKIRYFLCFLAGILMTVSVSKYCNAKTTTMPLSATSSNKASFKDITQLQKIIETINTVNEIWVGDKKLTLDGQYQAALRGILSDLDDPYSEYLSKEEFKDLNEGLNGTYSGVGMSIRKQKGESMEVISPFIGSPAFKAGIQIGDRITKVDNQDIRDKTATETSKMLKGKKGTSVTVEVVRKGLKKPLVITLVRDNIKLDNVEYKMLDKNIGYISLLQFGDGIAKEIDDAIKDLQSKGMKELIFDLRTNPGGSLKEAVDLASLFVKEDNIVSLKYKNGNETVFKRTNKQIYTGPMVVLVNKGSASASEILTGTLKDYNRAKIIGEKTYGKGVAQNILPFRSGDALKITIAKWYTPKGKNINKQGIEPDITVKMETLLSSKGYSSETEQAKKNRMKEIEKLLVEIHGKKEADKMIKEGDTQLKRAIEYLKEGK, translated from the coding sequence ATGAAAAGTAAGATAAGATATTTTTTATGTTTTTTAGCTGGAATATTAATGACAGTAAGTGTTTCAAAATATTGCAATGCTAAAACAACTACGATGCCTTTAAGTGCGACATCTTCAAATAAGGCAAGCTTTAAGGATATTACACAATTACAAAAAATAATTGAAACTATTAATACTGTTAATGAAATATGGGTTGGTGATAAAAAATTAACACTTGATGGACAATATCAAGCAGCTTTAAGAGGAATATTGTCAGATCTTGATGATCCATATTCAGAATATTTATCTAAAGAAGAATTTAAAGACTTGAATGAAGGTTTAAATGGTACATATTCAGGTGTAGGGATGTCAATTAGAAAACAAAAAGGTGAATCAATGGAAGTAATATCACCCTTTATAGGTTCACCAGCATTTAAAGCAGGTATACAAATAGGGGATAGAATAACTAAAGTTGATAATCAAGACATACGTGATAAAACAGCAACAGAAACTTCTAAGATGTTAAAAGGTAAAAAGGGAACTAGTGTTACTGTTGAAGTAGTAAGAAAGGGACTAAAAAAACCTCTAGTTATTACCCTAGTAAGAGATAATATTAAATTAGATAATGTTGAATACAAGATGTTAGATAAGAATATTGGATATATTAGTTTACTTCAATTTGGTGATGGTATAGCAAAAGAAATAGATGATGCAATAAAGGATCTTCAATCTAAGGGTATGAAAGAATTAATCTTTGATTTAAGAACTAATCCAGGTGGATCACTTAAAGAAGCTGTAGACTTAGCCTCTCTATTTGTTAAGGAAGACAATATTGTTAGCTTAAAATACAAAAATGGTAATGAAACAGTATTTAAGAGAACAAATAAGCAAATATATACAGGGCCTATGGTAGTGTTGGTTAATAAAGGAAGTGCATCAGCATCAGAAATATTAACAGGTACACTTAAGGATTATAACAGAGCGAAAATAATAGGTGAAAAGACTTATGGTAAGGGTGTTGCACAAAATATATTACCATTTAGATCAGGAGATGCATTAAAAATTACTATTGCTAAATGGTACACACCTAAGGGTAAAAATATTAATAAACAAGGAATAGAACCAGATATTACAGTAAAGATGGAAACTCTATTATCAAGTAAGGGATATAGCTCAGAAACAGAACAAGCAAAGAAAAATAGAATGAAAGAAATAGAAAAACTATTAGTTGAAATACATGGTAAAAAAGAAGCAGACAAGATGATTAAAGAAGGAGATACTCAGTTAAAAAGAGCTATTGAATATTTAAAGGAAGGTAAGTAA